One Camelina sativa cultivar DH55 chromosome 3, Cs, whole genome shotgun sequence genomic window carries:
- the LOC104779395 gene encoding glutathione S-transferase T3-like — protein sequence MSSSNPYSYPPNTYMDLLNSQQDSQPNQYTTPLPSQPVDSIPTFSSQPVQISTPSVTEDCIDLSVDENEEEAGRGSRTRWSSEEDITLISAWLNTSKDPIVSNLQKFGSFWKRVADYFQASERASSTHTRGPSQCKARWNKINHQVNKFVGCYTQTSARRKSGESEDDVMSMACQLYKNDMHKPFVLGHCWRELKHDQKWISQDSNKKPKLDSDGSYVSTSTNDGAEQRPPGVKASKKKGKQPVVSNDGEDVSTRKLDKIIAMKDKEQEAKDRQGKMRLLESLLNKPDLTQAKVTLRDKLTDQLLSNT from the coding sequence ATGAGTTCTTCAAACCCTTACAGTTATCCTCCTAATACTTATATGGATCTGTTGAATTCTCAACAGGATTCTCAGCCTAATCAGTATACCACCCCACTCCCTTCTCAACCTGTCGACTCTATCCCCacattctcttctcagcctgtcCAAATTAGCACACCATCTGTCACCGAAGACTGTATTGACCTTAGTGTCgacgagaatgaagaagaagctggtaGAGGAAGTAGGACAAGGTGGAGTTCCGAGGAGGATATTACTCTCATCAGTGCCTGGTTAAATACCAGCAAAGACCCGATTGTTAGTAATTTGCAGAAGTTCGGTTCCTTCTGGAAGAGAGTTGCCGACTACTTCCAAGCAAGTGAGAGGGCATCGAGTACACATACTAGAGGGCCGTCGCAATGTAAGGCTAGGTGGAACAAGATAAACCACCAAGTGAACAAATTTGTTGGGTGTTACACACAAACCAGTGCAAGAAGGAAGAGTGGAGAATCTGAAGATGATGTTATGTCTATGGCATGTCAGCTTTACAAGAATGATATGCATAAGCCATTTGTTCTAGGGCATTGCTGGAGGGAACTCAAgcatgatcagaaatggatcTCGCAGGACTCAAACAAGAAGCCTAAGCTTGATTCAGACGGATCATATGTTTCCACTTCAACAAATGATGGCGCTGAACAGAGGCCTCCGGGTGTTAAAGCTTCGAAGAAGAAAGGTAAGCAACCGGTAGTTAGTAATGATGGTGAGGATGTTTCTACGAGAAAACTGGATAAGATTATAGCCATGAAGGATAAGGAACAAGAGGCAAAAGATAGGCAAGGCAAAATGAGATTGCTTGAGAGTCTCCTTAACAAGCCTGACCTTACACAAGCTAAAGTTACACTCAGAGACAAGCTAACTGACCAACTGTTGTCAAACACTTAG
- the LOC104778498 gene encoding uncharacterized protein LOC104778498: MVMLGVGVLQLPSRLRHSLFFSSSQFASSRPQGVAKVVLKKGKTQLFKDGSPMVYSGAVDRIIGKPPPQTGDVVIVADGTENPIGWGLYNSVSMFCVRLMQLQHESTRDPSCALNIEKLLQTRISEAVQLRKSLGLPSAKTNAYRLVNSEGDRLSGLIVDVFGDIAVVASSAAWLEKYRNEVESCLRSIDGINHINWRPSLDVLKEDGFDISSLKQTQSSSLPQRSMVVENGISYAVSLEGQKTGFYTDQRENRHFISTISTGKRVLDLCCYSGGFSLNAARGGATSVVGIDSSLPALELARENVILNNMDPEKVVFFKQDSTEFMKGALSRKETWDIVILDPPKLAPRKKVLHNAAGMYRNLNSLAMRLTRSGGLMMTCSCSGAMTQSGKFLGILQSAAVMAGRKITVVREAGAASDHPLDPSYPQGQYLSNLLLRVL; this comes from the exons ATGGTGATGCTCGGCGTCGGCGTGCTCCAGCTTCCCTCCCGCCTCCgtcactctctctttttctcttcttcccaaTTTGCTTCTTCTCGCCCTCAAG GTGTTGCTAAAGTGGTTCTTAAAAAGGGCAAGACACAACTCTTCAAAGACGGAAGTCCGATGGTGTACAGTGGAGCCGTTGACAGGATCATTGGAAAACCGCCTCCTCAGACCGGAGATGTTGTCATTGTCGCTGATGGAACCGAGAATCCCATCGGTTGGGGTTTGTATAACTCTGTTTCTATGTTCTGTGTTCGCCTTATGCAGCTCCAACACGAATCCACGAG AGATCCTTCTTGTGCGTTGAACATTGAGAAGCTTCTCCAAACTAGAATCTCTGAAGCAGTTCAGTTGCGTAAGAGCTTGGGACTTCCCTCGGCTAAAACTAACGCTTATCGTCTTGTTAACAGTGAAGGAGATAG ATTGTCTGGATTGATTGTGGATGTGTTTGGAGACATAGCTGTGGTAGCATCCTCCGCAGCTTGGCTTGAAAAGTACAGGAATGAAGTGGAGAGTTGCTTAAGATCAATCGATGGaattaatcatataaactgGAGACCGTCTCTTGATGTTCTTAAAGAAGATGGTTTTGATATCTCAAGTctgaaacaaacacaatcatCTAGTCTCCCACAGAGATCAATG GTCGTGGAAAACGGAATTTCGTACGCAGTTTCGCTAGAGGGACAGAAGACCGGGTTCTACACAGATCAACGCGAAAACCGTCACTTCATTTCAACCATCTCTACTGGTAAAAGAGTTCTTGACCTTTGCTGTTATAGTGGTGGATTTTCACTAAATGCAGCGAGAGGAGGTGCTACCAGTGTCGTGG GAATTGATTCATCTTTGCCTGCTTTGGAGCTCGCCAGAGAGAATGTAATCCTCAACAATATGGATCCGGAGaaggttgttttttttaaacaagattCAACAGAATTCATGAAGGGTGCTCTGTCAAGGAAAGAGACATGGGACATCGTGATCCTAGACCCTCCTAAGCTAGCTCCGCGGAAAAAG GTCTTGCACAACGCGGCAGGAATGTACAGAAATCTCAACTCGTTAGCAATGCGATTGACAAGGAGTGGCGGTCTTATGATGACATGCTCATGTTCAGGGGCGATGACGCAGAGTGGGAAGTTTTTGGGGATTCTTCAAAGCGCTGCAGTAATGGCGGGAAGGAAGATCACAGTCGTGAGGGAGGCAGGAGCTGCATctgaccacccactcgacccaTCTTACCCTCAAGGCCAATATCTCTCGAATCTTCTGCTTCGGGTGCTTTGA
- the LOC104778499 gene encoding ALA-interacting subunit 3 has translation MSSNTASSSAGVAGSGDSSAARKNSKRPKYSKFTQQELPACKPILTPGWVISTFLIVSVIFIPLGVISLFASQDVVEIVDRYDTECIPTPARTNKIAYIQGGGDKVCTRELKVPKRMKQPVYVYYQLENFYQNHRRYVKSRSDSQLRSPKYENQISACKPEDDVGGQPIVPCGLIAWSLFNDTYALSRNNVSLAVNKKGIAWNSDKEHKFGNKVFPKNFQKGNLTGGATLDPKIPLSEQEDLIVWMRTAALPTFRKLYGKIESDLEMGDTIHVTLNNNYNTYSFNGKKKLVLSTTSWLGGKNDFLGIAYLTVGGICFFLALAFTIMYLVKPRRLGDPSYLSWNRNPGGR, from the exons ATGAGTTCCAATACGGCGTCGTCCAGCGCGGGGGTAGCCGGATCGGGAGATTCTTCCGCCGCCAGGAAGAATTCGAAGCGACCCAAGT ATTCCAAGTTCACACAGCAGGAGCTTCCAGCTTGCAAGCCCATTCTCACACCTGGTTGG GTCATTTCGACATTTTTGATAGTCAGTGTTATCTTTATTCCCCTTGGTGTTATCTCCCTTTTCGCTTCTCAGGAT GTTGTGGAGATCGTTGATCGGTATGATACTGAGTGCATTCCGACACCTGCTAGGACTAACAAGATTGCATATATTCAAGGAGGTGGAGATAAAGTCTGCACCCGAGAACTTAAA GTGCCAAAGCGTATGAAGCAGCCTGTCTATGTTTATTACCAGCTTGAGAACTTCTACCAGAATCACCGAAG GTATGTAAAAAGCCGAAGTGATTCACAGTTGAGAAGTCCAAAATACGAGAATCAAATAAGCGCATGCAAGCCTGAGGATGATGTTGGTGGGCAGCCAATTGTGCCGTGCGGTCTAATTGCTTGGAGTCTTTTTAATGACACCTATGCATTATCAAGAAACAATGTAAGCCTAGCTGTAAACAAAAAAGGCATTGCATGGAACAGTGACAAGGAACACAAGTTTGGGAACAAGGTCTTCCCCAAGAATTTTCAGAAGGGGAATCTCACAGGTGGTGCTACTTTAGATCCAAAAATACCG CTTAGTGAACAAGAAGATCTCATCGTGTGGATGAGAACCGCAGCATTGCCAACATTTAGAAAACTTTACGGAAAGATAGAGTCTGACCTCGAGATGGGTGACACCATACATGTTACACTGAATAACAACTACAACACTTACAGTTTCaatgggaagaagaagcttgtttTGTCAACCACGAGTTGGCTGGGTGGGAAGAACGATTTCCTCGGTATTGCTTACCTGACAGTCGGcggaatttgtttctttttggccCTCGCATTTACCATCATGTACCTTGTGAAACCCAG GCGACTTGGAGATCCATCATACTTGTCATGGAATAGAAATCCCGGAGGTAGGTAA
- the LOC104779394 gene encoding uncharacterized protein LOC104779394 yields MAYGSAADAMDKYLRLADTTAHKCLEEFVSGVINLFGDEYLIKPTAEDLQRLLNLGEYCGFPGIIGSIDCMHWKWKNCPTARKKQYSRGSGKPTIVLEAVASQDLWIWHAFFGPPGTLNDINVLDRSPVFDDILEGRAPRVIYVVNGR; encoded by the coding sequence ATGGCATACGGAAGTGCAGCAGATGCGATGGACAAATATCTAAGACTCGCTGACACGACTGCGCACAAATGCCTTGAAGAATTTGTTAGCGGAGTTATAAATCTTTTCGGAGATGAGTACCTCATAAAGCCTACAGCGGAAGACCTGCAACGATTACTGAATCTTGGAGAATATTGTGGTTTCCCCGGAATTATAgggagcatagattgtatgcattggaagtggaagaattgtccaacaGCAAGGAAAAAACAGTATTCACGTGGATCTGGAAAACCAACAATCGTACTAGAGGCTGTGGCGTCgcaagatttatggatttggcacgcTTTTTTTGGACCACCAGGTacattaaatgatatcaatgttttggacCGCTCACCAGTGTTCGATGATATACTAGAGGGTCGAGCTCCTAGAGTTATCTATGTTGTCAATGGACGATAA
- the LOC104778496 gene encoding NAC domain-containing protein 86-like translates to MAPSLPPGFRFHPTDEELVAYYLDRKVNGRAIELEIIPEVDLYKCEPWDLPEKSFLPGNDMEWYFYSTRDKKYPNGSRTNRATRAGYWKATGKDRTIESKKIKMGMKKTLVYYRGRAPHGLRTNWVMHEYRLTNTPSSSLKESYALCRVFKKNIQIPKRKGEEEDAEEESTSIGKYEEEEKEIKRWRKFDGNIEDESLKRASAETSSSELTQGVLVDEANSSSIFALHFSSSLLDDHDTLLSNYTHQHELPYHPPLQLQDFPQLSMNEADIMSSIQQDFQCRDSMNGTLDEIFFSSATFPASL, encoded by the exons ATGGCGCCCAGTTTGCCTCCAGGATTCAGGTTTCATCCCACAGATGAAGAGCTAGTTGCGTACTATCTCGATAGGAAGGTCAACGGCCGAGCCATTGAGCTCGAGATCATCCCAGAAGTTGATCTCTATAAATGCGAGCCATGGGACTTGCCTG AAAAGTCATTTTTGCCGGGGAACGACATGGAATGGTACTTTTATAGCACAAGGGATAAGAAGTATCCCAATGGGTCAAGGACAAACCGTGCCACCCGAGCGGGTTATTGGAAGGCCACAGGGAAAGACCGTACAATAGAatcaaagaagataaaaatGGGAATGAAGAAGACCCTGGTTTATTATAGAGGAAGGGCTCCTCATGGACTTCGTACTAATTGGGTGATGCATGAATATCGTCTCACCAACACTCCTTCCTCCTCCTTGAAG GAGTCGTATGCATTGTGCCGAGTGTTTAAGAAGAACATACAAATTccaaagagaaaaggagaagaagaagacgcagaAGAAGAGAGCACTAGTATAGGAAaatatgaggaagaagagaaggagatcaagagGTGGAGAAAATTTGATGGTAATATTGAAGACGAGAGCTTGAAAAGAGCATCCGCGGAGACATCTTCATCAGAGCTCACTCAAGGGGTCCTTGTAGACGAAGCAAACAGCTCATCTATTTTTGCACTTCatttctcatcttctcttctcgACGATCATGATACTCTTCTCTCAAACTATACTCATCAGCATGAGCTTCCATACCATCCCCCTCTTCAACTCCAAGACTTCCCTCAGCTTTCTATGAACGAAGCAGATATTATGTCGTCAATCCAACAAGACTTTCAATGCAGAGACTCTATGAACGGGACGCTTGAcgaaatctttttttcttctgccaCTTTCCCCGCTTCCCTTTGA